Within Halococcus sediminicola, the genomic segment CGAGGACGTTCTCGATGTGCGAAACGGTTGCTTGATCGTCCACCTCCGCACTGAGACTGACGAGTTTCTCTTCGAGTTCGACCACTCGATCGCGGTCTGCTTTGGTATCGGCGGTTTTGTCGCCCTCGGCGAGTTCCATCAGGCCTTCGTTGAGGAAGTTGAGGTGTCGCTGTATTTCGCTATCCGCTGCATCACTAGCACGTTGGAGTTCCGCGCGCAGCATCTACGTCGGTTGCCATCGGGGCCCATCCGGTCGGAAGCCGAATGGGTGTGATGGCCTTGAGAATAATTTGCAGTAACTGGAAAATCAAGCGAATACTGTTAAGCTCTGGCACCCAAACCAGCAGATATGCCGGACGACGAAACACCGGCCAGATGGCCAAAAGCCGAACAGCCGGACGATGAAATGACTCGCTACAGTTCCCAACCAGTCACGGAGTATGAAGTTGTGAGCGGCAAGCAATTCGAATTCGAATTT encodes:
- a CDS encoding DUF7553 family protein, which translates into the protein MLRAELQRASDAADSEIQRHLNFLNEGLMELAEGDKTADTKADRDRVVELEEKLVSLSAEVDDQATVSHIENVLDHLDAAADGGW